The Ascochyta rabiei chromosome 10, complete sequence genome has a window encoding:
- a CDS encoding transcription factor of the MADS box — MASEITEHDQNASPSVHDDGNGALNVGDAARGTKRPRPAADDDDDDDDKPGRERRKIEIKFIQDKSRRHITFSKRKAGIMKKAYELSVLTGTQVLLLVVSETGLVYTFTTPKLQPLVTKPEGKNLIQACLNAPEPSSGDANGVEDNQVDSPEDNHAQMPPGQPRGVPNNAIPQAYMTPEAALQYQNYLQGHQQSQQYPMAQHGMPRHPSQHYPQDQKLG, encoded by the exons ATGGCCTCTGAGATCACCGAGCACGACCAGAACGCGTCGCCGTCTGTCCACGACGACGGCAACGGCGCTCTGAATGTCGGCGATGCAGCCCGCGGCACCAAGCGCCCGCGCCCGGctgccgacgacgacgacgacgacgacgacaagcCCGGCCGCGAGCGCAGGAAGATTGAGATCAAGTTCATCCAGGACAAGTCGCGTCGCCACATCACCTTCTCCAAGCGCAAGGCCGGCATCATGAAGAAG GCCTACGAACTGTCCGTCCTCACCGGCACCCAGGTCCTGCTGCTCGTCGTCTCCGAGACGGGTCTCGTCTACACCTTCACCACACCGAAGCTGCAGCCTCTTGTGACCAAGCCCGAGGGCAAGAACCTCATCCAG GCTTGCTTGAACGCTCCTGAGCCCTCCAGTGGCGATGCCAACGGCGTCGAGGACAACCAGGTCGACTCACCCGAGGACAACCACGCGCAAATGCCGCCTGGCCAGCCCCGCGGCGTCCCCAACAACGCCATCCCCCAAGCATACATGACCCCCGAGGCTGCTCTGCAATACCAAAACTACCTCCAGGGCCACCAGCAATCACAGCAGTATCCCATGGCCCAGCACGGCATGCCCCGCCATCCCAGCCAGCACTACCCTCAAGATCAGAAGCTCGGCTAA